Proteins from a single region of ANME-2 cluster archaeon:
- a CDS encoding type II toxin-antitoxin system HicB family antitoxin: MQFTVKLEESDEGGYTVQCLELPAAISEGNTKEEALENIKEAIQLVLEVMQEQARSYTEVFKVEVASA; this comes from the coding sequence ATGCAATTCACTGTAAAACTCGAAGAATCAGATGAAGGTGGATATACTGTCCAATGTCTTGAACTTCCTGCTGCAATAAGCGAAGGAAATACCAAAGAAGAAGCTTTGGAAAACATTAAAGAGGCAATTCAACTGGTTCTTGAAGTCATGCAGGAACAAGCTCGCTCGTATACAGAAGTTTTTAAGGTGGAAGTAGCCAGTGCTTAA